Proteins encoded in a region of the Nocardia asteroides genome:
- a CDS encoding elongation factor G-like protein EF-G2 — protein sequence MVDKTNGAAAGDGGVVTADRPEQIRNVVLVGHSGSGKTTLVDAMALTARAVNRAGRVEDGTSLSDYDEIEHRQHRSVQLSVVPVAWDGMKVNLVDTPGYLDFVGELRAGLRAADAALFVISAAEGAAGIAGATRALWEECAAVGMPRAIVITHLDTARDEYDVMTDACRTVLGGGSSETILPLHLPVYGPKNPDGHRPVTGMVELLPHCVGDYSSGVEVQGDPSPDQVPELEEARNRLIEGIIAESEDETLMERYLEGEEISLATLIADLERAVARGSFHPVLFAAPAPEGAKQGLGTVELLDLITGGFPTPAEHPITATNGAEPHPLRCDPDAELAAEVIRTASDPYVGRVCMVRVFSGTLHADDTVHVSGHGLEDRGHESHELDERVGAISAPFGKQQRPLRQAIAGDIAYVTKLGHAETGDTLSSTDNPLRIEPWPMPDPLLPIAIRAHSKADEDKLSQSLARLAAEDPALRLEHNAQTHQLVLWCLGEAHRDVALERLRTRFGVQVDVIEHQVALRETFAGKASGRGRHVKQSGGHGQYAVCEIEVEPLPEGSGIEFVDKVVGGVVPRQFIPSVEKGVRAQASRGLTAGYPLVDVRVTLFDGKAHSVDSSDAAFQTAGALALREAAAAAGIRVLEPLAEVWALVSDEFVGPVLSDLSSRRGRVLGTEPHGSGRTRIHAEVPELELSRYAIDLRSISHGTGDFTRAYARHEPMPNQLAASVRGEKTRA from the coding sequence ATGGTGGACAAGACCAACGGAGCTGCCGCGGGCGACGGCGGCGTGGTGACGGCGGACCGGCCCGAGCAGATCCGCAACGTGGTCCTGGTCGGGCACAGCGGGTCGGGAAAGACCACGCTCGTCGATGCCATGGCGCTCACCGCGCGGGCGGTCAATCGCGCAGGGCGGGTCGAGGACGGCACCTCGCTGTCGGACTACGACGAGATCGAGCATCGCCAGCACCGATCGGTGCAGCTGTCGGTGGTGCCGGTGGCATGGGACGGCATGAAAGTCAATCTGGTCGACACGCCGGGTTACTTGGACTTCGTCGGCGAGTTGCGGGCGGGTCTGCGCGCGGCCGATGCTGCGCTGTTCGTCATCTCGGCGGCCGAGGGCGCGGCGGGGATCGCGGGGGCGACCAGGGCGCTGTGGGAGGAATGCGCCGCGGTCGGGATGCCGCGCGCGATCGTCATCACCCACCTGGACACGGCGCGCGACGAGTACGACGTGATGACCGACGCCTGCCGGACCGTGCTGGGCGGCGGGTCGTCGGAGACCATCCTCCCGCTGCATCTCCCCGTGTACGGCCCGAAGAATCCGGATGGGCACCGGCCGGTCACCGGCATGGTGGAGCTGCTGCCGCACTGCGTGGGCGACTATTCCTCCGGCGTGGAGGTGCAAGGCGACCCATCGCCCGATCAGGTGCCCGAGCTGGAAGAAGCTCGCAACCGCCTGATCGAGGGCATCATCGCCGAGAGCGAGGACGAGACCCTCATGGAACGCTACTTGGAGGGCGAGGAGATCAGCCTGGCGACGCTGATCGCCGACCTGGAGCGCGCGGTCGCCCGCGGGAGCTTCCATCCGGTGTTGTTCGCCGCCCCAGCGCCCGAAGGAGCCAAGCAGGGCCTGGGCACGGTCGAGCTGCTCGACCTCATCACCGGCGGCTTCCCGACGCCGGCCGAGCACCCCATCACCGCCACCAACGGCGCCGAACCGCATCCGCTGCGCTGCGACCCGGACGCGGAACTGGCCGCGGAGGTCATCCGCACCGCTTCCGACCCGTACGTCGGGCGGGTCTGCATGGTCCGCGTCTTCTCCGGCACCCTGCACGCCGACGATACGGTGCACGTCAGCGGCCACGGCTTGGAGGACCGCGGCCACGAGAGCCACGAGCTGGACGAGCGGGTCGGCGCGATCTCGGCTCCCTTCGGCAAGCAGCAACGCCCGCTGCGCCAGGCGATCGCGGGCGATATCGCCTATGTCACCAAGCTCGGTCACGCCGAAACCGGCGACACGCTGTCGTCCACCGACAATCCGCTCCGGATCGAGCCGTGGCCGATGCCCGATCCGCTGCTGCCCATCGCCATCCGCGCGCACAGCAAAGCCGACGAGGACAAGCTCTCCCAGAGCCTCGCCAGGCTGGCCGCCGAAGACCCGGCGCTGCGCCTGGAACACAACGCGCAGACGCATCAGCTGGTGCTCTGGTGTCTGGGTGAAGCCCATCGCGACGTCGCCTTGGAGCGGTTGCGGACCCGGTTCGGCGTGCAGGTCGACGTGATAGAGCATCAGGTGGCGCTGCGAGAGACGTTCGCGGGCAAGGCGTCCGGGCGCGGCAGGCATGTGAAGCAGTCCGGCGGGCACGGCCAGTACGCCGTGTGCGAGATCGAGGTCGAACCCCTGCCCGAAGGGTCGGGCATCGAGTTCGTGGACAAGGTGGTCGGCGGAGTCGTTCCGCGCCAGTTCATTCCGTCGGTGGAGAAAGGCGTGCGTGCCCAGGCCTCCCGCGGGCTGACCGCCGGATATCCCCTCGTGGACGTGCGGGTCACCTTGTTCGACGGCAAAGCCCATTCCGTCGACTCCTCCGACGCCGCGTTCCAGACCGCCGGTGCGCTCGCCTTGCGCGAGGCCGCGGCAGCCGCGGGAATCCGGGTGCTCGAGCCGCTCGCCGAAGTATGGGCGCTGGTCTCCGACGAATTCGTCGGCCCGGTACTGAGCGATCTGTCCAGTCGCCGCGGGCGCGTCCTCGGCACCGAGCCGCACGGCAGCGGACGCACCCGCATCCACGCCGAGGTCCCGGAACTCGAACTCAGCCGCTACGCCATCGACCTGCGCTCGATCTCCCACGGCACCGGCGATTTCACCCGCGCCTACGCGCGGCACGAGCCGATGCCGAACCAACTGGCCGCCTCGGTGCGTGGGGAGAAGACGCGCGCGTAG
- the glnA gene encoding type I glutamate--ammonia ligase: MTFSTADEVIKFIADEDIEYVDIRFSDLPGVQQHFSIPGKAFTTDLAEEGLAFDGSSVRGFQSIDESDMLLLPDFSTARIDPFRAAKTLNLNFFVHDPFTREAYSRDPRNVARKAEEYLRSTGIADTAYFGPEAEFYIFDSIRYDSAMNGAFYEIESVSGSWNTGAEFDPDGGRNRGYKVRNKGGYFPVAPYDHYVDLRDKISTNLQNSGFELERGHHEVGTAGQAEINYKFNTLLAAADDLQLFKYIVKNTAWQEGKTVTFMPKPLFGDNGSGMHVHQSLWKDGKPLFHDEAGYGGLSDLARHYIGGILHHAPSLLAFTNPTVNSYHRLVPGYEAPINLVYSQRNRSAAVRIPVTGNNPKAKRLEFRAPDSSGNPYLAFAAMMMAGLDGIKKKIEPLAPVDKDLYELPPEEAKNIPQAPTSLASVIDRLEADHDYLTEGNVFTEDLIETWITLKREGEIAPVNLRPHPYEFELYFDV; the protein is encoded by the coding sequence GTGACGTTCAGCACGGCCGACGAGGTCATCAAATTCATCGCTGATGAGGACATCGAGTACGTCGACATCCGTTTCAGCGACCTTCCCGGTGTGCAGCAGCACTTCTCGATCCCGGGGAAGGCTTTCACCACCGACCTCGCCGAGGAAGGGCTAGCGTTCGACGGCTCCTCCGTCCGTGGGTTCCAGTCCATCGATGAGTCGGACATGCTGTTGCTGCCCGACTTCTCCACCGCGCGCATCGACCCGTTCCGCGCCGCCAAGACGCTGAATCTCAACTTCTTCGTGCACGACCCGTTCACCCGCGAGGCATACAGCCGCGACCCGCGTAACGTCGCGCGCAAGGCGGAGGAGTACCTGCGATCCACCGGCATCGCAGACACCGCGTACTTCGGCCCCGAGGCGGAGTTCTACATCTTCGACTCGATCCGCTACGACTCGGCCATGAACGGCGCTTTCTACGAGATCGAGTCGGTCTCCGGTTCCTGGAACACCGGCGCGGAGTTCGACCCGGACGGCGGCCGCAACCGCGGCTACAAGGTCCGCAACAAGGGCGGCTACTTCCCGGTCGCGCCCTACGACCACTACGTCGACCTGCGCGACAAGATCTCGACCAACCTGCAGAACTCCGGCTTCGAGCTGGAGCGCGGCCACCACGAGGTCGGCACCGCGGGCCAGGCCGAGATCAACTACAAGTTCAACACCCTGCTCGCCGCGGCCGACGACCTGCAGCTGTTCAAGTACATCGTCAAGAACACCGCGTGGCAGGAAGGCAAGACCGTCACCTTCATGCCGAAGCCGCTCTTCGGTGACAACGGCTCGGGCATGCACGTGCACCAGTCGCTGTGGAAGGACGGCAAGCCGCTGTTCCACGACGAGGCCGGCTACGGCGGCCTGTCCGACCTGGCGCGTCACTACATCGGCGGCATCCTGCACCACGCGCCGTCGCTGCTGGCGTTCACCAACCCGACGGTGAACTCCTACCACCGCCTGGTCCCCGGCTACGAGGCCCCGATCAACCTGGTGTACTCGCAGCGCAACCGCTCCGCCGCGGTCCGCATCCCGGTCACCGGCAACAACCCGAAGGCCAAGCGCCTCGAGTTCCGCGCACCGGACTCCTCGGGCAACCCGTACCTGGCCTTCGCCGCCATGATGATGGCCGGCCTGGACGGCATCAAGAAGAAGATCGAGCCGCTGGCCCCGGTCGACAAGGACCTCTACGAGCTCCCGCCGGAGGAGGCCAAGAACATCCCGCAGGCCCCCACCAGCCTGGCGTCGGTCATCGACCGCCTCGAGGCCGACCACGACTACCTCACCGAAGGCAACGTCTTCACCGAGGACCTGATCGAGACCTGGATCACCCTCAAGCGCGAAGGCGAAATCGCCCCGGTGAACCTGCGGCCGCACCCGTACGAGTTCGAGCTGTACTTCGACGTGTAA
- a CDS encoding RDD family protein, with amino-acid sequence MARITGSWLSGPPADSGGPATPEFPGEHLGLPQTGAGSLAGMGRRIAALFVDWMIALGIAALLARSASASSLTLLIWFVIGVGAVTLFGFTPGQYFLRLRTVRIDAPAPVGFVRALARQVLLLFVVPALFTDADGRGMHDRATGTALVHAR; translated from the coding sequence ATGGCACGCATCACCGGCTCTTGGCTCTCCGGCCCTCCGGCCGACTCCGGCGGTCCGGCAACTCCTGAGTTCCCCGGTGAACACCTCGGCCTGCCGCAGACCGGGGCGGGCTCGCTGGCCGGCATGGGGCGCCGCATAGCCGCCCTCTTCGTGGACTGGATGATCGCGCTCGGCATCGCGGCGCTGCTCGCCCGCAGCGCTTCGGCGTCGAGTCTCACGCTGCTGATCTGGTTCGTGATCGGCGTCGGCGCGGTCACGCTGTTCGGGTTCACGCCGGGGCAGTATTTCCTGCGGCTGCGGACGGTGCGCATCGACGCGCCCGCGCCGGTCGGCTTCGTGCGGGCGCTGGCCAGGCAGGTCCTGTTGCTGTTCGTGGTGCCCGCGTTGTTCACCGACGCCGACGGGCGCGGCATGCACGACCGCGCCACCGGCACGGCGCTGGTGCATGCACGCTGA
- a CDS encoding DUF4191 domain-containing protein — MAAGKPTKEAKAAAKAARKQQSRERRKQLWQAFQMQRKEDKLLLPLMIGALVGSTAVFVVIGLIFGLTWFLVPLGVVLGALLAFIIFGRRVQKSVYRKAEGQAGAAAWVLDNLQGKWRVSNGIAATTQLDAVHRVIGLPGVVLVAEGAPQRVKSLLAQEKKRTARLIGDTPIYDIVIGNDEGQVPLKDLQRYLTKLPRNIDTKRMDLIEGRLSALSARGGPALPKGPMPAGAKMRGVQRTIRRR, encoded by the coding sequence ATGGCAGCAGGCAAGCCCACCAAGGAAGCGAAGGCCGCGGCGAAAGCGGCCCGCAAGCAGCAGTCGAGAGAACGCCGCAAGCAGTTGTGGCAGGCGTTCCAGATGCAGCGCAAGGAAGACAAGCTGCTGCTGCCGCTGATGATCGGCGCCTTGGTCGGCAGCACCGCCGTCTTCGTCGTGATCGGCTTGATCTTCGGGCTGACCTGGTTCCTCGTCCCGCTGGGCGTGGTGCTCGGTGCGCTGCTGGCGTTCATCATCTTCGGCAGGCGGGTGCAGAAGAGCGTCTACCGCAAGGCCGAGGGCCAGGCGGGCGCCGCAGCCTGGGTGCTGGACAACCTCCAGGGCAAGTGGCGGGTGAGCAACGGCATCGCCGCGACCACGCAGCTGGACGCCGTGCACCGGGTGATCGGCCTGCCCGGCGTGGTGCTGGTCGCCGAAGGGGCCCCGCAGAGGGTCAAGTCGCTGCTCGCTCAGGAGAAGAAGCGCACGGCCCGGCTGATCGGCGACACCCCGATCTACGACATCGTCATCGGCAACGACGAAGGCCAGGTGCCGCTCAAGGATCTCCAGCGCTACCTCACCAAGCTGCCGCGCAACATCGATACCAAGCGGATGGACCTCATCGAAGGCCGGCTGTCCGCTCTCAGCGCGCGCGGCGGGCCCGCCCTGCCGAAGGGGCCCATGCCCGCCGGCGCGAAGATGCGCGGCGTGCAGCGGACCATCCGCCGGCGCTGA
- a CDS encoding CocE/NonD family hydrolase, with product MVSERAVLLRALGGLLLLLGAVTPVTAVAEPLPVPYQWKQTFIDGTDGTRLHADILRPAGISEETRTPVILTVSPYRAHLAYLTEPRLTGGPSTDNLTAEMFLNAGYTYVIVDLRGFGGSNGCPDYGGPGEQADAAAAVEWAASQPWSTGKVGMFGTSYEAWTGLMGLAGAPKGLAAVGAFAPVGDPYSYLYMQGISWKFAGKPITESGVRPADLAGLEHLLIASTPPHPEDSGEYQANATQLPWQCYRRYLAEIGDHNPDTAFWRDRDLVARLRGNTIPLFLGQGFVDYNTRADRVFDLWNGLGPGEHRAWFGQWGHRTCHDKCGTPHFDTELLAFFDKHVAGRDVVVPGPRITVGQFDGRWRAETAWPPADVRRVPVGLRTGEYTDRGLVPGPDRELWSVSAPLAGDQHLSGIPTATLRLSGPASATVAVELYDIAPDLRATVITRGIAPVRDVAEVRLLAQDWPIAAGHRIGVRVTDVVDDVWSHSPAFASVTVTSASIELPLLTATRHPDLPGGLTEGIVKWRNEKTIALDPSMLNNATVSMNLPDRTGDR from the coding sequence ATGGTGAGCGAACGAGCCGTTCTGTTGCGCGCCCTGGGCGGGCTGCTGCTCCTGCTGGGAGCCGTCACCCCCGTGACCGCGGTCGCCGAGCCCCTGCCCGTGCCGTACCAGTGGAAGCAAACGTTCATCGACGGCACGGACGGCACCCGACTGCACGCCGATATCCTGCGCCCGGCCGGAATCTCCGAGGAGACCCGCACTCCCGTCATTCTCACCGTCAGCCCGTATCGCGCGCACCTGGCGTATTTGACCGAGCCGCGCCTCACCGGGGGGCCGTCCACCGACAACCTCACCGCCGAGATGTTCCTCAACGCGGGCTACACCTACGTCATCGTCGACCTTCGCGGGTTCGGCGGCTCGAACGGCTGCCCCGACTATGGTGGCCCCGGGGAGCAAGCGGATGCTGCCGCGGCCGTGGAGTGGGCGGCGAGCCAGCCATGGTCTACCGGCAAGGTCGGGATGTTCGGCACATCGTACGAAGCCTGGACCGGCCTCATGGGGCTGGCGGGCGCACCGAAAGGCCTCGCCGCTGTGGGCGCGTTCGCGCCCGTCGGCGACCCGTACTCTTACCTTTACATGCAGGGCATCTCCTGGAAGTTCGCCGGCAAGCCGATCACCGAGAGCGGTGTGCGGCCCGCCGACTTAGCGGGGTTGGAACACCTGCTCATCGCCTCTACCCCACCGCATCCGGAGGACTCCGGCGAATATCAGGCGAATGCGACACAGTTGCCGTGGCAGTGCTACCGGCGGTACCTGGCCGAGATCGGCGATCACAATCCGGACACTGCCTTCTGGCGCGACCGCGACCTCGTCGCTCGATTGCGCGGCAATACGATTCCGCTTTTCCTCGGTCAGGGCTTCGTCGACTACAACACCCGGGCCGACCGGGTGTTCGACCTGTGGAACGGCCTCGGGCCCGGCGAGCACCGGGCCTGGTTCGGCCAGTGGGGACACCGCACCTGCCATGACAAATGCGGCACACCGCACTTCGACACCGAGTTGCTCGCGTTCTTCGACAAGCACGTCGCAGGCCGCGACGTGGTGGTTCCCGGACCGCGAATCACCGTCGGCCAGTTCGACGGACGCTGGCGCGCCGAGACCGCGTGGCCGCCCGCCGACGTGCGGCGGGTCCCGGTGGGACTGCGCACCGGCGAGTACACCGACCGGGGCCTGGTCCCCGGGCCCGACCGTGAACTCTGGTCGGTCTCCGCGCCGCTGGCCGGCGACCAGCACCTGTCCGGCATCCCCACCGCCACCCTCCGGCTGAGCGGCCCGGCGAGCGCGACGGTCGCGGTCGAACTCTACGACATCGCACCCGACCTGCGCGCCACCGTCATCACCCGCGGGATCGCACCCGTCCGCGACGTCGCCGAAGTCCGGCTGCTCGCCCAGGATTGGCCGATCGCGGCCGGTCACCGGATCGGCGTGCGAGTCACCGACGTGGTCGACGACGTGTGGTCGCACTCCCCCGCCTTCGCCTCGGTCACAGTGACGTCCGCGAGCATCGAATTGCCCCTGCTGACCGCAACTCGTCACCCGGATCTGCCGGGAGGGCTCACCGAAGGCATCGTGAAGTGGCGAAACGAGAAGACGATCGCCTTGGACCCGAGCATGCTGAACAATGCAACCGTGTCGATGAACCTGCCCGACCGCACCGGTGACCGATGA
- a CDS encoding M20 family peptidase: MTEPVDDLTAERLAAALRCATVSTDDPRDADSAAFDRLDAHLRASFPRVHAELELRRFEHSRLYRWPGTEPDRVAAILLAHQDVVPADDPKRWTHPPFAGVVDDEYIWGRGAIDDKSRVLAILEAVEAALVAGVRPRHTVYLAFGHDEEVFGGDGAERMADHLRQAGVRADLLLDEGGVITAGIVEGVRQPVATIMLGEKGYATVRLSVTEVGGHSSMPGKQTAVGRIARAVARVQDHPMPLRLTPVIADMLARLRDVMPGPRRRLLGLAGIAGPVITRVMATQPQTEAMVRTTTAPTVIRGGVRANVLPQRAEAMVNFRILPGDTVASVLAHCRKVVRDKGIEFELVGMSSEPSRITEPGPTFELIADLARAVVPGIAVTTGIVPGATDSRHYDDLARTRCNFAPIVLDNRDLASIHGTDERLSRVNYARLIEFNRRLIEHFATVGAPSTSGAQA; encoded by the coding sequence ATGACGGAACCGGTCGACGACCTGACCGCCGAACGCCTCGCCGCCGCGCTGCGCTGTGCGACGGTGTCCACCGACGACCCGCGCGATGCCGACAGCGCCGCGTTCGACCGCCTCGACGCTCACCTGCGGGCGTCGTTCCCCCGCGTGCACGCCGAGCTCGAACTGCGGCGGTTCGAACACAGCAGGCTCTACCGCTGGCCGGGTACCGAGCCGGACCGGGTGGCCGCGATCCTGCTCGCGCACCAGGACGTGGTGCCCGCGGACGATCCGAAGCGCTGGACTCACCCTCCCTTCGCCGGAGTGGTCGACGACGAATACATCTGGGGCCGCGGCGCGATCGATGACAAGAGCCGCGTGCTCGCCATCCTGGAGGCGGTCGAGGCGGCGCTCGTCGCAGGCGTACGGCCGCGGCACACCGTGTACCTGGCCTTCGGGCACGACGAGGAGGTCTTCGGCGGCGACGGGGCCGAGCGGATGGCCGATCATCTGCGGCAGGCGGGCGTGCGCGCGGATCTGCTGCTCGACGAGGGCGGAGTGATCACCGCGGGCATCGTCGAGGGCGTGCGGCAGCCGGTGGCCACGATCATGCTCGGTGAGAAAGGCTACGCGACGGTGCGGTTGTCGGTCACCGAGGTGGGCGGGCACTCGTCCATGCCGGGCAAGCAGACGGCGGTCGGCCGGATCGCGCGGGCGGTGGCCCGCGTCCAGGACCATCCGATGCCGCTGCGCCTGACGCCGGTGATCGCGGACATGCTGGCCAGGTTGCGCGACGTCATGCCGGGACCGCGACGGCGTCTGCTCGGCCTCGCCGGCATCGCCGGACCGGTGATCACCCGCGTGATGGCGACCCAGCCGCAGACCGAGGCCATGGTGCGCACCACCACGGCGCCGACGGTGATCCGCGGCGGTGTGCGGGCCAACGTGCTGCCGCAGCGCGCCGAGGCCATGGTGAACTTCCGCATCCTGCCGGGGGACACGGTCGCCTCGGTGCTGGCGCACTGCCGGAAAGTCGTGCGCGACAAGGGCATCGAATTCGAGCTGGTCGGCATGTCGTCGGAACCGTCGCGGATCACGGAGCCGGGCCCCACCTTCGAGCTGATCGCCGATCTCGCCCGCGCCGTCGTCCCCGGTATCGCGGTGACCACCGGCATCGTGCCCGGCGCGACCGACTCCAGGCACTACGACGATCTGGCGCGGACCCGGTGCAATTTCGCGCCGATCGTGCTGGACAACCGTGATCTGGCCTCGATCCACGGAACCGACGAACGCCTCTCCCGGGTCAACTACGCTCGACTCATCGAGTTCAACCGGCGGCTGATCGAGCATTTCGCGACGGTCGGCGCGCCATCGACGTCAGGAGCGCAGGCATGA
- a CDS encoding lysophospholipase → MTTEPTAGDSAPAEPPAIRTASGEFDGIGSGVAWRAWLPEGAARAVVVLVHGVAEHSGRYTHVGQRLIAAGFAVYALDHIGHGKSAGGKANIGSMEGAADNVAAMLAIASREQPGVPRFLVAHSMGSLITLYLATRAPIDIAGLVLSAPPLDIPVGNPVQRALAPVLSRFAPNLGVLKLDSSQISRDPAVVTAYDNDPLVYRGKLPARTGAEMLSATDTVKQRLAQLTVPVLVLHGTADAIAAPSSSDLIERGAGSKDLTVIRYEGLYHEVFNEPEQQKVLDDVVGWLEAHLTEQ, encoded by the coding sequence ATGACGACCGAGCCGACGGCGGGCGACAGCGCGCCCGCCGAGCCGCCCGCCATCCGTACCGCGTCCGGGGAGTTCGACGGGATCGGCAGCGGAGTCGCGTGGCGCGCGTGGCTGCCGGAGGGCGCCGCGCGGGCCGTGGTCGTGCTGGTGCACGGTGTGGCCGAGCATTCCGGCCGCTACACCCACGTCGGACAGCGCTTGATCGCAGCGGGTTTCGCGGTGTACGCGCTCGATCACATCGGGCACGGGAAGTCCGCGGGCGGCAAAGCCAACATCGGCTCCATGGAAGGCGCCGCCGACAACGTGGCCGCCATGCTGGCCATCGCGAGCCGTGAACAACCCGGGGTGCCGCGCTTCCTGGTCGCGCACTCGATGGGCAGCCTGATCACCCTGTATCTGGCCACCCGCGCGCCGATCGACATCGCGGGCCTCGTGCTGTCCGCCCCGCCGTTGGACATCCCGGTGGGCAATCCGGTGCAGCGCGCGCTCGCACCGGTGTTGAGCCGGTTCGCCCCGAATCTGGGTGTGCTGAAACTGGATTCGTCGCAGATCAGCCGCGACCCCGCGGTGGTCACGGCCTACGACAACGATCCGCTGGTCTACCGGGGCAAGCTGCCCGCCCGCACCGGCGCCGAGATGCTGAGCGCGACGGATACGGTCAAGCAGCGGCTGGCGCAGCTCACCGTGCCGGTGCTGGTGCTGCACGGCACGGCCGACGCGATCGCCGCGCCGTCGAGTTCTGATCTCATCGAGCGGGGCGCGGGGTCGAAGGATCTCACGGTGATCCGCTACGAAGGCCTCTACCACGAGGTGTTCAACGAGCCCGAGCAGCAGAAAGTGCTCGACGACGTCGTCGGCTGGCTGGAAGCGCACCTTACCGAACAGTAG
- a CDS encoding 6,7-dimethyl-8-ribityllumazine synthase: MRTTGSIAFIRASWHSSIVGKAYEGFRTEYADLGFDPATIDVYEVPGAFEIPLHAKRLAHSGRYAAIVASALVVDGGIYRHDFVASAVIDGLMRVQLDTDVPVFSVVLTPHHFHEHSEHVTFFTEHFVTKGAEAARALAGTLSSLRSLPV; this comes from the coding sequence ATGAGAACTACCGGATCCATCGCGTTCATCCGCGCCAGCTGGCACAGCTCGATCGTGGGCAAGGCGTACGAGGGCTTCCGCACCGAATACGCCGACCTCGGTTTCGATCCCGCCACCATCGACGTCTACGAGGTGCCGGGCGCGTTCGAGATCCCCCTGCACGCCAAGCGCTTGGCGCACTCCGGCCGGTACGCGGCGATCGTCGCGTCCGCGCTGGTGGTGGACGGCGGAATCTACCGGCACGACTTCGTGGCGTCGGCGGTGATCGACGGGCTGATGCGCGTCCAGCTCGATACGGACGTGCCGGTGTTCTCGGTCGTGCTCACCCCCCACCACTTCCACGAGCACAGCGAGCACGTCACGTTCTTCACCGAGCACTTCGTGACCAAAGGCGCCGAAGCGGCCCGTGCGCTGGCGGGCACGCTGAGCTCGCTGCGGTCGCTGCCGGTGTAG
- a CDS encoding endonuclease/exonuclease/phosphatase family protein — translation MRKWMDRALLGAGWCAVVVGAVGIVLHFGAWEQRGLVLLASGASYLMFGALAGLVLLLVARGWRSAALAGVLAVAVLWTLVPAFVPEGRAASGPTLTVMQSNLLFGRADPAAVVRAVRDNRVDVLTVDELTDAALERLAGAGLLDELPYQYLEPTRDGGGGTGIYSRHPLRENRKYDGYILNNVSATMDHPERGPIAVFAFHPVPPPFDFPAWQAEMRRTREILEAQRGPAIVGADFNATRDHTAYRDLVRGRFASAADQTGAGLLPTFPDDRSWGPVIGIDHILLADATAEQLHTLSVPGSDHRALIARIRLH, via the coding sequence ATGCGTAAATGGATGGACCGAGCCTTGCTCGGGGCGGGGTGGTGCGCTGTGGTCGTGGGCGCCGTCGGGATCGTGCTGCATTTCGGGGCGTGGGAACAGCGTGGACTGGTACTGCTCGCGTCGGGGGCGTCGTACTTGATGTTCGGCGCCCTCGCAGGCTTGGTGCTGCTGCTGGTCGCACGCGGGTGGCGCAGCGCGGCACTCGCCGGGGTGTTGGCCGTGGCGGTGCTGTGGACGCTGGTGCCGGCGTTCGTGCCGGAAGGGCGGGCGGCGAGCGGTCCGACGCTCACCGTCATGCAATCGAATCTGCTGTTCGGCCGGGCCGATCCGGCTGCGGTGGTGCGTGCGGTGCGGGACAACCGGGTCGACGTGCTGACCGTCGACGAACTGACCGACGCCGCGCTCGAACGGCTGGCGGGCGCGGGCCTGCTCGACGAACTGCCGTATCAGTACCTCGAGCCCACCCGCGACGGCGGTGGCGGCACCGGCATCTACAGTCGGCACCCGTTGCGGGAGAACAGGAAGTACGACGGATACATCCTGAACAACGTCTCCGCGACTATGGATCACCCCGAGCGCGGGCCGATCGCGGTCTTCGCGTTCCACCCGGTCCCGCCGCCGTTCGATTTCCCCGCGTGGCAGGCGGAGATGCGCAGGACCCGGGAAATCCTCGAGGCGCAACGGGGTCCCGCCATCGTGGGCGCCGACTTCAACGCGACCCGGGACCACACGGCCTACCGTGACCTCGTGCGCGGTCGCTTCGCCTCGGCGGCCGACCAGACCGGCGCCGGATTGCTGCCCACCTTTCCCGACGACCGCAGCTGGGGTCCGGTGATCGGTATCGACCACATCCTGCTCGCCGACGCCACCGCCGAACAGTTGCACACCCTCTCCGTTCCGGGCTCCGACCACCGAGCGCTGATCGCCCGCATCCGCTTGCACTGA
- a CDS encoding cysteine hydrolase gives MRHAFGLSIPQTVPDACDPARMALLIYDMQVGIVRQIPEGERIVRACVRLRDAARAGGFRVFYTRHMSLPVAASGVAQLRTAMSWQQVDDPAALRSSFPQGSAQFQLVPELTPGPDEVVFDKITMSAFAATPLDFALRDCGIDAYAVAGIAMEVGIEPTVRHSLDLGYLPIIVTDACGAGHPEAAERACATLQFTGGSLTTETTELSELMRRRVS, from the coding sequence ATGCGGCACGCCTTCGGCCTGAGCATCCCGCAGACCGTGCCCGACGCCTGCGACCCCGCGCGGATGGCGCTGCTCATCTACGACATGCAGGTGGGCATCGTGCGGCAGATTCCCGAGGGGGAGCGGATCGTGCGCGCCTGCGTCCGATTGCGCGACGCCGCACGGGCGGGTGGCTTCCGGGTGTTCTACACCCGGCACATGTCGCTGCCGGTCGCGGCGTCAGGTGTCGCGCAGCTGCGCACCGCTATGTCCTGGCAGCAGGTGGACGACCCGGCCGCCCTGCGATCGAGCTTCCCGCAGGGCTCTGCGCAGTTCCAGCTGGTGCCCGAGTTGACGCCCGGACCGGACGAGGTGGTGTTCGACAAGATCACCATGTCGGCGTTCGCCGCGACGCCGTTGGATTTCGCGCTGCGCGACTGCGGCATCGACGCCTATGCCGTGGCAGGCATCGCCATGGAAGTGGGCATCGAGCCGACCGTCCGGCACAGCCTGGACCTGGGCTATCTGCCGATCATCGTGACCGACGCATGCGGCGCCGGGCATCCGGAGGCGGCCGAGAGAGCTTGTGCCACGCTGCAATTCACCGGCGGATCACTCACCACCGAGACGACGGAATTGAGCGAGCTGATGAGGCGGCGCGTGTCGTGA